The Gallaecimonas pentaromativorans genome has a segment encoding these proteins:
- the fabR gene encoding HTH-type transcriptional repressor FabR produces the protein MGPRAQQKFKTRRTIIDAALNQLSAETSFSNLSLREVTREAGIAPTSFYRHFKDMDELGLTLVDEAGLTLRQLMRQARARIADTSGGSVIRTSVETFMEFINDNGNVFRLLLRERSGTSAAFRAAVSREIQHFIAELGDYLQKELGFAEDEARVQADAMVILVFSAGAEALDLSKSARQGLAEKVMMQLRMVARGAAVLKAKK, from the coding sequence ATGGGCCCCCGCGCACAACAAAAATTCAAGACTCGCCGCACCATTATCGATGCCGCCTTGAACCAGCTCAGTGCCGAGACCAGTTTTTCCAACCTCTCGCTGCGGGAAGTCACCCGGGAAGCCGGTATAGCCCCCACCTCCTTTTATCGCCATTTCAAAGATATGGACGAACTGGGGCTGACCCTGGTGGACGAAGCCGGTCTGACCTTACGCCAGCTGATGCGTCAGGCCCGCGCCCGTATTGCCGACACCAGCGGTGGTTCGGTGATCCGCACCTCGGTGGAAACCTTCATGGAGTTCATCAACGACAACGGCAACGTGTTCCGGCTGCTGCTGCGGGAGCGCTCCGGCACCTCGGCGGCGTTCCGGGCGGCGGTCAGCCGCGAGATCCAGCACTTTATTGCCGAGCTTGGGGATTACCTGCAAAAGGAACTGGGTTTTGCCGAAGACGAAGCCCGGGTACAGGCCGACGCCATGGTGATCCTGGTGTTCTCGGCCGGGGCCGAAGCGCTGGATCTATCCAAAAGTGCCCGCCAGGGGCTGGCGGAAAAAGTGATGATGCAGCTAAGAATGGTGGCAAGAGGAGCGGCCGTTCTTAAGGCCAAGAAGTAA
- a CDS encoding TIGR00645 family protein encodes MERFIESLMYSSRWLLAPIYLGLSLTLVALLIKFVQEIIHIAPTIFEMTDTNLILAVLTLIDVALVGGLIVMVMLSGYENFVSRLDLDESNEKLGWLGKMDSGSLKTKVSASIVAISAIHLLKVFMNAKDIPDNKLMWYCLIHLTFVVSAFGMGYLDKMSGKKSSQ; translated from the coding sequence ATGGAACGTTTTATTGAGTCTTTGATGTATTCCTCCCGCTGGCTGCTGGCGCCCATTTACCTAGGGCTGAGCCTGACCCTGGTGGCGCTTTTGATAAAGTTCGTGCAGGAAATCATCCACATTGCCCCCACCATCTTCGAGATGACCGACACCAACCTCATTCTGGCGGTGCTTACCCTGATTGACGTGGCGCTGGTGGGCGGGCTTATCGTGATGGTGATGCTGTCAGGCTACGAGAACTTCGTTTCTCGCCTCGATCTCGACGAAAGCAATGAGAAGCTGGGCTGGCTGGGCAAAATGGACTCCGGCAGCCTCAAGACCAAGGTGTCGGCCTCTATCGTGGCCATCTCCGCCATTCACCTTTTAAAGGTGTTTATGAACGCCAAGGACATCCCCGACAACAAGCTGATGTGGTACTGCCTTATCCACCTCACCTTTGTGGTGTCGGCCTTCGGCATGGGCTATCTCGACAAGATGTCCGGTAAGAAATCCAGCCAGTAG
- a CDS encoding TonB-dependent receptor plug domain-containing protein produces the protein MYRYSLLTLALASSLTFPVFADADNDQTEKIEVVGSRLALRTATDSASPVDIITGQDLAATGMTETAKALQFLAPSFNFPQSSVTDGSDAVRPANLRGMSPDHTLVLVNGKRRHGSALVHLNGTASKGSSNVDLNAIPMTAIKRIEILRDGAAAQYGSDAIAGVINIVLKDSAEGGSLEAKGGQTYAGDGQSWALGWNQGLTLLGDGFVNLSLQAEHKNRTNRAGPDSRQQYPLLTDGSPDPREQTFDRKSFQIGQGEYKNAALFVNAAKPVGDNGKLYAFGGISERENISGAFYRRALDSRNNTNIYPDGFLPQLAPKIRDQSLYGGYKFTVADWDIDSSLGYGKNRFKYYVDNSLNVDLGDDSQSHFYAGALSTSEINANLDASRFVSFFNGSDLLVAVGAAWRKNQYQIEAGEPNSYYGSGSQGFVGFNQESTVKQDRHNLGFYLELENQLTDAFYWSSAVRREDYSDFGSNTSWKLAGRYQLSDHWAVRGATNTGFRAPSVQQLYFTNVSTLFVTNPDTGQLEPQESGTFNSQSQVASALGISELKPEKSKSYSLGLVYTGDSGLSVTLDAYQIKVDNRIVLSSSLESDDAALPDSVRSLISSAGADSARFFINAVDTTTKGVDLVASQNWDLGSYGSLKGSASFGYNKTDIDSVHLPSILGGLEDELFNNVEQVRMTKSNPRSKGSLNLTHSLGDFDTTLRLSYFGTYSVGYTNETVKYDAKWVTDLAVKYHYSSQLAFTLGAQNLFDTYPERTVADQTYNGVFKYPVGNTPFGMNGGYYYLQADYKY, from the coding sequence ATGTATCGCTATTCGCTGCTTACCCTGGCCCTGGCCAGCTCTCTCACTTTCCCCGTTTTTGCCGACGCTGACAACGACCAAACCGAGAAAATCGAAGTGGTCGGCTCTCGCCTGGCCCTGCGTACCGCCACCGACAGTGCCTCGCCGGTGGACATCATTACCGGCCAGGATCTGGCGGCCACCGGCATGACCGAGACCGCCAAGGCCCTGCAATTTCTGGCCCCCAGTTTTAACTTCCCGCAGTCTTCCGTGACCGACGGCTCCGACGCCGTGCGCCCAGCCAACCTGCGCGGCATGAGCCCCGACCATACCCTGGTGCTGGTCAATGGCAAGCGCCGCCATGGCTCGGCGCTGGTGCACCTTAACGGCACCGCCAGCAAGGGCTCGTCCAACGTCGACCTCAATGCCATTCCCATGACCGCCATCAAGCGCATCGAGATCCTGCGCGACGGCGCCGCTGCCCAGTATGGCTCCGACGCCATTGCCGGGGTCATTAACATCGTGCTCAAAGACAGCGCCGAGGGCGGCAGCCTTGAGGCCAAAGGCGGCCAAACCTATGCCGGTGACGGCCAATCCTGGGCGCTGGGCTGGAACCAGGGTTTGACGCTGCTGGGCGACGGTTTCGTCAACCTCTCTTTGCAGGCCGAACATAAAAACCGTACCAACAGGGCCGGCCCTGACAGCCGCCAGCAATACCCGCTTTTAACCGACGGCTCCCCCGACCCACGGGAGCAAACCTTTGACCGCAAGAGCTTTCAAATCGGCCAAGGGGAATATAAGAACGCGGCGCTGTTTGTGAACGCCGCCAAGCCGGTGGGCGACAACGGCAAGCTTTACGCCTTTGGCGGCATCTCGGAGCGCGAGAACATCTCCGGCGCCTTCTACCGCCGCGCCCTCGATAGCCGCAACAACACCAACATCTACCCTGACGGTTTCCTGCCGCAGCTGGCACCGAAGATCCGCGACCAGTCCCTCTACGGCGGCTACAAGTTCACCGTCGCCGATTGGGACATCGACAGCTCTCTTGGCTACGGCAAAAACCGCTTCAAATACTATGTGGATAACAGCCTGAACGTGGACTTGGGTGACGACTCCCAGTCCCACTTCTATGCCGGCGCCCTGTCCACCAGTGAAATCAACGCCAACCTTGATGCCTCCCGGTTTGTATCCTTTTTCAACGGCTCCGATCTGCTGGTGGCGGTGGGCGCCGCCTGGCGTAAAAACCAGTACCAGATTGAGGCAGGCGAGCCCAACTCCTACTACGGCTCGGGCAGCCAGGGCTTTGTGGGGTTCAACCAGGAATCCACCGTCAAGCAGGACCGCCACAACCTGGGTTTTTACCTGGAATTGGAAAACCAGCTGACCGACGCCTTTTACTGGTCCAGCGCGGTGCGCCGTGAGGATTATTCCGACTTTGGCTCCAACACCAGCTGGAAGCTGGCCGGCCGCTACCAGCTTAGCGACCACTGGGCGGTGCGCGGAGCCACCAACACCGGTTTTCGGGCACCAAGCGTGCAGCAGCTGTACTTTACCAACGTCTCGACCCTGTTCGTGACCAACCCCGACACCGGCCAGCTCGAGCCGCAAGAATCCGGCACCTTCAACAGCCAGTCCCAGGTGGCCAGCGCCCTTGGCATCAGTGAGCTCAAACCGGAAAAATCCAAGTCTTACAGCCTGGGCCTGGTTTATACCGGCGACAGCGGCCTGTCGGTGACCCTGGACGCCTACCAAATCAAGGTGGATAACCGCATCGTGCTGTCTTCGTCTTTGGAGAGCGACGACGCCGCCCTGCCCGACTCGGTGCGCAGCCTTATCAGCAGCGCCGGTGCCGACTCGGCCCGCTTCTTTATCAACGCCGTAGACACCACCACCAAAGGGGTCGATCTGGTGGCGTCCCAGAACTGGGATCTGGGCAGTTACGGCAGCCTGAAAGGCAGCGCGTCCTTCGGTTACAACAAAACCGACATCGACAGCGTGCACCTGCCTAGCATCCTTGGCGGCCTGGAAGACGAGCTGTTCAACAATGTCGAGCAGGTACGGATGACCAAATCCAACCCGCGCAGCAAAGGCAGCCTCAACCTCACCCACTCCCTGGGCGATTTTGATACCACCTTGCGGCTTAGCTACTTCGGCACCTACTCGGTGGGCTACACCAACGAAACGGTAAAATACGACGCCAAGTGGGTGACCGATCTGGCAGTGAAGTATCACTACAGCAGCCAACTGGCCTTCACCCTGGGAGCCCAGAACCTGTTTGATACCTACCCGGAGCGCACCGTGGCCGACCAAACCTACAACGGGGTATTCAAATACCCGGTGGGCAACACGCCCTTTGGCATGAACGGCGGTTATTACTACCTGCAGGCCGATTATAAGTACTGA
- the sthA gene encoding Si-specific NAD(P)(+) transhydrogenase has protein sequence MAQYQYDTLIIGTGPGGEGAAMQLAKHGQKVAVIERHVEVGGGCTHWGTIPSKALRHSVSRLVEYNQSPLFADVQPAHRLTFKHILGHTSSVIGKQVKLRGGFYNRNDVEVIKGEARFTDEHTLAIRQSDGSEEFISAANIVIATGSRPYRPRDIDFNHPRIYDSDTILSLKHEPRSVIIYGAGVIGSEYASIFRGLSVKVDLINTRDRLLSFLDAEISDALSYHLRSSGTVIRHNEEYERVEGTDDGVVMHFKSGKRLKADCLLFANGRTGNTDRLNLEAVGLKANGRGQLDVNERYQTKVPHIIAVGDVIGYPSLASAAYDQGRLAATGILEADQDLGNLIPDIPTGIYTIPEISSVGKTEEELTAAKVPYEVGRAQFQHLARAQIAGSPVGCLKILFHRETKAILGIHCFGERASEIIHIGQAIMEQKGEGNCIEYFVNTTFNYPTMAEAYRVAALNGLNRLF, from the coding sequence GTGGCTCAATACCAGTACGACACCCTTATCATCGGCACAGGCCCGGGCGGTGAAGGGGCCGCCATGCAACTGGCCAAGCACGGCCAGAAAGTGGCGGTTATCGAGCGCCATGTCGAGGTAGGGGGCGGCTGCACCCATTGGGGCACCATTCCCTCCAAGGCGCTGCGCCACTCGGTATCGCGTCTGGTGGAGTACAACCAGAGCCCGCTGTTTGCCGACGTGCAACCGGCCCATCGGCTGACCTTCAAGCACATCCTTGGCCACACCTCTTCGGTGATAGGTAAGCAGGTAAAACTGCGCGGCGGCTTTTACAACCGCAACGACGTGGAAGTCATTAAAGGCGAGGCCCGTTTTACCGACGAGCACACCCTGGCCATTCGCCAGAGCGACGGTTCCGAGGAGTTCATCTCTGCCGCCAATATCGTTATCGCCACCGGTTCACGCCCTTACCGGCCCCGCGATATCGATTTCAACCACCCGCGCATCTACGACTCCGACACCATCCTTAGCCTCAAGCACGAGCCGCGTTCGGTGATCATTTACGGCGCCGGGGTCATCGGCAGCGAATACGCCTCCATCTTCCGCGGCCTGTCGGTGAAGGTAGATCTCATCAACACCCGTGACCGGCTGCTCTCCTTCCTGGATGCCGAGATCTCAGACGCCCTGTCTTACCACCTGCGAAGCTCCGGCACCGTTATTCGCCATAACGAGGAATACGAGCGGGTGGAAGGCACCGACGACGGCGTAGTGATGCACTTTAAATCCGGCAAACGCCTCAAGGCCGACTGCCTGCTGTTTGCCAATGGCCGTACCGGCAATACCGACCGCCTGAATCTCGAGGCCGTAGGGCTCAAGGCCAACGGCCGCGGCCAGTTGGATGTCAACGAGCGCTACCAGACCAAGGTTCCCCACATCATCGCCGTGGGTGATGTCATCGGTTACCCGTCGCTGGCTTCGGCCGCCTATGACCAGGGCCGGCTGGCCGCCACCGGCATTTTGGAGGCAGACCAGGATCTGGGTAACCTCATCCCCGATATCCCCACCGGCATCTACACCATTCCCGAAATCAGCTCGGTAGGCAAAACCGAGGAAGAACTCACCGCCGCCAAGGTGCCTTACGAAGTGGGCCGCGCCCAGTTCCAGCACTTGGCCCGGGCGCAAATCGCTGGCTCGCCGGTGGGGTGTTTGAAGATCCTTTTTCACCGGGAAACCAAGGCTATCCTTGGCATTCACTGCTTTGGGGAGCGGGCCTCGGAGATCATCCACATCGGCCAGGCCATCATGGAGCAAAAGGGCGAAGGCAACTGCATCGAGTACTTTGTCAATACCACCTTCAACTACCCCACCATGGCCGAGGCCTACCGGGTAGCGGCTCTGAACGGCTTGAACCGTTTGTTCTAG
- a CDS encoding LysR family transcriptional regulator, with amino-acid sequence MDLSRLAKTDLNLLVSLNALLDHCSVSQAAASLHLTQSAMSKTLTRLRALFDDPLLVRRGQGMKASPRAEALHRQLQLLLPQLDQLLQPPAFDPASSDRTFRLNVIDGAYTLFLPQWLPALRAQAPSIRLECFPAQDLGLEGLTSGQQELAITAQDEPIAPLPEGFRSHTLMTDHYLCVASANNPRLHQPWDLETFLGWPQVHIHCQWDGDWLLDAELARLGHRRQLMMQVSSLQAALQTVLWSDMLTILPAAYAAKVAERYPIALRALPLALPIDLPPLQQRLIWHERSDNDPGLKWLIEFFAKAVQQ; translated from the coding sequence ATGGATCTCAGCCGCCTGGCCAAAACCGACCTCAACCTGCTGGTGAGCCTCAATGCCCTGCTGGACCACTGCTCGGTGTCTCAGGCCGCCGCCAGCTTGCATTTGACCCAGTCGGCCATGTCTAAAACCCTGACCCGGCTGCGCGCCCTGTTCGACGACCCGCTGCTGGTGCGGCGCGGCCAGGGCATGAAGGCAAGCCCCAGGGCCGAAGCCCTGCATCGCCAATTGCAGTTATTGCTACCTCAGCTCGACCAGCTGCTGCAGCCACCAGCCTTTGACCCGGCCAGCAGCGACCGCACCTTTCGCTTAAACGTGATAGACGGCGCCTACACTCTGTTTTTGCCCCAGTGGCTACCGGCCCTTCGCGCCCAGGCGCCGAGCATTCGCTTAGAATGCTTCCCGGCCCAGGACCTAGGCCTTGAGGGCCTTACCAGCGGCCAGCAGGAACTGGCCATCACCGCCCAGGACGAGCCCATAGCGCCGCTGCCCGAAGGCTTTCGCAGCCACACCCTGATGACAGACCACTACCTGTGCGTGGCGAGCGCCAACAACCCCCGGCTCCACCAACCCTGGGACTTGGAGACGTTTTTGGGCTGGCCCCAAGTGCATATCCATTGCCAATGGGACGGCGACTGGCTGCTGGATGCAGAGCTTGCCCGCCTGGGCCACCGCCGCCAGCTGATGATGCAGGTATCGAGCCTGCAGGCGGCGCTGCAAACCGTGCTGTGGTCCGACATGCTCACCATCCTGCCGGCCGCCTACGCCGCCAAGGTGGCGGAGCGCTACCCCATCGCCCTTCGCGCGTTGCCGCTGGCCCTGCCCATCGACCTGCCGCCACTGCAACAGCGGCTTATCTGGCATGAGCGCAGTGATAACGATCCAGGCCTGAAATGGCTGATCGAATTTTTCGCGAAGGCTGTGCAACAATAA
- a CDS encoding acyl-CoA desaturase: protein MEKPRIIWANVIFFVVSTLLALVAVPLWGVFHGFSAGQWIAFAVLFCFCNLSITAGYHRLWSHKTYQAHPALRWLFALGGALAIENSVVHWASDHRIHHRHVDNDEVDPYSAGRGFWYSHMGWMMREYQAERYNDYANVRDLFKDPVVDFQHRHYMKLVWGLNLGLTIALGLMMGDVIGTVLLAGFLRIFVTHHTTFFINSLAHIWGRNSFSNKHSAKDNGLLALLTFGEGYHNFHHTFENDYRNGIRWFDYDPTKWLIKAASKLGLAQGLRKTPDELIVKARLTRQLEEAKEQAQAQGLCFAELHRHYDETLATAQHYFQLRKRWLQMKKAKLKRSVEALELRKQIEEMGEKLRHLQLHWQQLRTQIA from the coding sequence ATGGAAAAGCCCCGTATCATTTGGGCCAACGTCATCTTCTTCGTTGTCTCTACCCTTTTGGCATTGGTTGCCGTACCGCTGTGGGGAGTTTTCCACGGGTTCAGCGCCGGGCAATGGATAGCCTTCGCGGTTCTGTTCTGTTTTTGCAACCTGTCCATTACTGCCGGCTACCACCGGCTTTGGTCCCACAAGACCTACCAGGCTCACCCGGCGCTGCGCTGGCTGTTTGCCCTGGGCGGTGCCTTGGCCATCGAAAACTCGGTGGTGCACTGGGCCTCTGACCACCGCATTCATCACCGCCACGTGGATAATGACGAGGTAGACCCCTACTCTGCCGGCCGCGGCTTCTGGTATTCCCACATGGGCTGGATGATGCGCGAGTATCAGGCCGAGCGTTACAACGACTATGCCAACGTCCGCGATCTCTTCAAAGATCCGGTGGTGGATTTTCAGCATCGCCACTACATGAAGCTGGTCTGGGGCCTGAACCTGGGCCTGACCATTGCCCTGGGGCTGATGATGGGTGACGTGATTGGTACCGTGCTGCTGGCCGGTTTCCTGCGCATCTTCGTGACCCACCACACCACCTTTTTTATCAACTCCCTGGCGCATATCTGGGGCCGCAACAGCTTCAGCAACAAGCATTCGGCCAAGGACAACGGCTTGCTGGCGCTGCTGACCTTTGGCGAGGGTTACCACAACTTCCACCACACCTTCGAGAACGACTATCGCAACGGCATTCGCTGGTTCGACTACGACCCCACCAAGTGGCTTATCAAAGCTGCCAGCAAGCTGGGGCTGGCCCAGGGCCTTCGCAAGACCCCGGACGAGCTCATTGTCAAGGCGCGCCTGACCCGCCAGCTCGAAGAAGCCAAAGAACAGGCCCAAGCCCAGGGTTTGTGTTTTGCCGAGCTGCATCGCCACTACGACGAAACCCTGGCTACCGCCCAGCACTACTTCCAGTTGCGTAAACGCTGGCTGCAAATGAAAAAGGCCAAGCTCAAACGTTCGGTAGAAGCCCTGGAGCTTCGCAAGCAAATCGAGGAGATGGGCGAGAAGCTTCGCCACCTGCAACTGCACTGGCAGCAGCTTCGCACCCAGATAGCTTGA
- a CDS encoding multidrug effflux MFS transporter produces the protein MVWFKWLLLCLVLFSPLGIDIYLPAIPAIADSLGSSQALVQSTISLFLLMMGLGQLVAGPLADRFGRRPVAMAGIVIYLAGALLAVLSTSGWLFVLSRLIQGSAVCATSVVAFSAVRDRMDGQQSAQAYSFLNGALNIVPALAPLLGGLLAERFGWQAPFWFLALYALALLLVVWRFLPETLPAGTQVKRGIPFGRYLAMLRQGPFLAFALVNATGMGMVLTYVSLAPTVLMNQAGLSPLGFSLVFGANALWILTASLLANWVIRRFGRRACLGFALAWLLAAVLALAATTLGEAAPAWGYMLPVTLACSGFACSLGPATSMALAPFGDEAGVAAALVLCLQMAGASLIGITAVALPLAPQWALWGTIVLAALLVANSLRVAKGH, from the coding sequence ATGGTGTGGTTCAAGTGGTTGCTGCTGTGTCTGGTGTTGTTCAGTCCGCTGGGTATCGATATTTATCTGCCGGCCATTCCGGCCATTGCCGATAGCCTGGGTAGCTCCCAAGCACTGGTGCAAAGCACCATCAGCCTGTTCCTGCTGATGATGGGCCTTGGGCAACTGGTAGCGGGCCCCCTGGCCGACCGCTTCGGCCGCCGGCCGGTGGCCATGGCCGGTATCGTGATTTACCTTGCCGGCGCCTTGCTGGCGGTGCTGAGCACCAGCGGCTGGCTCTTTGTGCTGTCACGGCTTATCCAAGGCAGCGCTGTTTGTGCCACTTCGGTGGTGGCCTTCTCGGCGGTGCGAGACCGGATGGACGGCCAGCAAAGTGCCCAGGCCTATTCCTTTCTCAACGGGGCGTTGAACATTGTGCCGGCGCTGGCGCCGCTTTTGGGCGGGCTTTTGGCCGAGCGTTTTGGCTGGCAGGCACCTTTTTGGTTTTTGGCCCTCTATGCCTTAGCCCTGCTGCTGGTGGTGTGGCGTTTTTTGCCCGAAACCCTGCCGGCCGGCACCCAGGTCAAAAGGGGCATCCCCTTTGGCCGTTACCTGGCCATGTTGCGCCAGGGGCCGTTTCTGGCTTTTGCCCTGGTTAATGCCACCGGCATGGGCATGGTGCTTACCTACGTCTCTTTGGCGCCGACGGTGCTGATGAACCAAGCCGGGCTGAGCCCGCTGGGCTTTTCCCTGGTGTTTGGGGCCAATGCCCTGTGGATATTGACGGCGAGCCTGCTGGCCAACTGGGTTATCCGCCGCTTTGGCCGCCGGGCCTGCCTGGGCTTTGCCCTGGCCTGGCTGCTGGCGGCGGTGCTGGCGTTGGCCGCCACGACCTTGGGTGAGGCAGCCCCCGCCTGGGGGTACATGTTGCCGGTGACGCTCGCCTGTTCTGGCTTTGCCTGTAGCCTGGGGCCGGCCACCAGTATGGCGCTGGCGCCTTTTGGGGATGAAGCCGGCGTAGCAGCCGCCTTGGTACTGTGCCTGCAGATGGCGGGCGCCTCGCTTATCGGCATCACGGCGGTGGCCCTGCCGCTGGCGCCCCAGTGGGCGCTGTGGGGCACCATAGTGCTGGCGGCCTTGCTGGTGGCCAACAGTTTGCGGGTGGCCAAGGGCCATTAA